From Pan paniscus chromosome 6, NHGRI_mPanPan1-v2.0_pri, whole genome shotgun sequence, one genomic window encodes:
- the LOC129398243 gene encoding speedy protein E12, whose amino-acid sequence MGQILGKIMMSHQPQPQEEQSPQRSTSGYPLQEVVDDEVSGPSAPGVDPSPPRRSLGWKRKRECLDESDDEPEQELAPEPEETWVAETLCGLKMKAKRRRVSLVLPEYYEAFNRLLEDPVIKRLLAWDKDLRVSDKYLLAMVIAYFSRAGLPSWQYQRIHFFLALYLANDMEEDDEAPKQNIICFLYEETRSHISLLHELWFQLCRYMNPRARKNCSQIALFRKHRFHFFCYMHCRAWVSLEELEEIQAYDPEHWVWARDRAHLS is encoded by the exons ATGGGACAGATTTTGGGAAAGATCATGATGAGCCATCAACCGCAGCCCCAGGAAGAGCAGAGCCCCCAGCGGAGCACCTCAGGGTACCCCCTCCAGGAGGTGGTGGATGATGAAGTGTCGGGACCATCAG CCCCTGGGGTAGATCCCAGCCCCCCACGTAGGTCCCTtggctggaaaaggaagagggagtgtTTGGATGAATCTGACGATGAGCCAGAGCAGGAGCTCgcccctgagcctgaggagaCCTGGGTGGCGGAGACGCTGTGTGGCCTCAAGATGAAGGCGAAGCGACGGCGAGTGTCGCTCGTGCTCCCTGAGTACTACGAGGCCTTCAACAGGCTGCTTG AGGATCCTGTCATTAAAAGACTCCTGGCCTGGGACAAAGATCTGAGGGTGTCGGACAAG tATCTCCTGGCTATGGTCATAGCGTATTTCAGCCGGGCCGGCCTCCCCTCCTGGCAATACCAACGCATTCACTTCTTCCTGGCTCT CTATCTGGCCAATGACATGGAGGAGGACGACGAGGCCCCCAAACAAAACATCATCTGCTTCCTGTACGAGGAGACCCGCTCTCATATATCCTTGCTCCATGAGCTTTGGTTCCAGTTATGCCGTTACATGAACCCGAGGGCCAGGAAGAACTGCTCTCAGATAGCCTTGTTCCGGAAGCATCGGTTCCACTTCTTCTGTTACATGCACTGCAGGGCTTGGGTTTCCCTGGAGGAGTTGGAAGAG ATCCAGGCTTATGACCCAGAGCACTGGGTGTGGGCGCGAGATCGCGCCCACCTTTCCTAG